In Parageobacillus sp. KH3-4, the genomic window TTTTATTTTTTGCGACGATTTTATCGAAAGGTTGGGGATTTTGGCAACCGGATTTTCTATTTGGCAAACCGAGCAACACGCAGGCGGGGGGAGGGGTTGGTCCACAGCTGATTAACTCGCTTTATATGCTTGTCATTACGTTGTTGATTTCTGTTCCATTAGGATTAGGAGCGGGAATTTATTTGGCGGAATACGCCAAGCAAGGAAGAATGCTTAACTTTATTCGCTTGTGCATCGAAACGATGGCGTCCCTTCCGTCGATTGTTGTCGGATTATTTGGCTTGTTGGCGTTTGTGACGCTGACGGGATGGGGATATACGTTAATTGGCGGCGCGCTGGCGATTACGATATTAAATCTGCCGGGATTGACGCGCATATGTGAGAATGCGATTTTAGATGTTCCTTCAAATATAAAGGAAGGCAGTCTGGCGCTAGGGGCGACGCGGTGGCAAACGTTGGTGAGGGTAATTCTTCCGGCCGCTCTCCCGCAAATAATGACAGGGGTCATTTTAGCGGCAGGGCGAATTTTTGGCGAGGCGGCTGCATTAATTTATACGGCAGGGTTAACGACGCCGCTGTTGAACTTTGCCGCTGATTTATCAAGCCCGGCGCATCCGTTGAATGTGTTTCGTCCGGCGGAAACGTTAACGGTGCACATTTGGAAGTTAAATTCGGAAGGAATTGTTCCGGACGCAAAAATCATTGCAGCGAAATCCGCGGCGATATTGGTGATTATGGTTCTTTTATTTAATATTGCCGCCCGTTTGGCGTCCGTTGCCCTGCAGCGCTATTTTGCAGGAAATCGCCGAACAACAAAGAAGAAGATGAGCGGCGCTGCATAAAAAAGGCCACTATCGGCAACGATAGTGGCCTATTCGTTGTGCGGTTTGGATGAAGGTACTTCTTTCATTGCCAAAAATAGCACGACGATCGAGACGAACCAATGAATAAACGGGGCGTATGGCACAACTGTTTGCAGCGCCTCCATCACCGCGAAAAATACCGTGGATAGAGTGACGGCATATGCCGACATGATCCAAGTATGGCGATATTGCAATTTTTTATCAAGGGTGCTGCGCAAAATCAGTCCGAAGAAAGCGAGAATACAGATGCCGATAAATTTGCTTGCGCTTGCGAATAAATAAATAATAATGAACAATAGCGGGATAAAAACAGGCAATAGCGACTGCATCGTTTCGATAAAGGAATGGACGTCTTCGTCTGTTATTTTCACATTTGGAAACGTTGAGTAACTGTAATATTGTGCTTGATGATTGGCGATTAATATGACCTCGTGTTTTAAAAGCCCGATGGCGTTGTTAAAGCGTTCCACGTCCTCTTTTGTCACTTGGCCGGTGCTATCAAAAATGATCGTAAAGCCGTGCTGGTCGATATGAATCGGCTCTTTTGCAGAAGAATGCAATTGTCCGTTTTCAATCGTAAAGGAAGGAAGTTCGTTTTGTAAAAGGGCGCTTGTATTGCGGATTCCTTCCACGAAAGAAGTGGTTAAGTAATAGGCCATCGGCAAGATCGAAAGAAAGGTGAGCAAAAACACATACCCGATTGTTTTTCCAATTCCTTGAAAGCGGAAACGAGCGATATCTCTTGGTGAATATAAACTTTTCCATAGCTGCACAAATACGTTCATCCTTGACACATCCTTCCTATTCTCCATTGTTCATTGTATATTGTGCGCGTTGATAATTCAACTAAAGACGCAAACAAAAAAATTCCTAGGGACGTTTTTGTTCCTAGGACAAACATAGTTACACTTTAAACGTTTGTAAAAGTCCATTTAATTGATCGACGAGTTCGGTTAACGATTGGGAAGCATGTAAAACCTCGTCCATGGAGGCGCTTTGCCGACGAGTAACGGCCGCTACATGTTCCATGTTTCCAGCGATTTGTTGCGCGATCGAAGCAATCTCTTCCATGCTTGTGGACATTTGTTTCGTTTGTGCATTGACGTCATGAACGATGGAGGATACTTCTTTCGACTGTCGTGAAACGTTGTTTACCGCATGGACAATCCCTTTAAACGCCGCTTCCGTTTGATAGACCATTTCCATTCCGTGTTCGAGCACCTGCGAACCGCGGGTCATCGATTGCACTGCGCGTTCTACTTCATGCTGAATTTCTTTAATAATAGTTTGAATTTGTTTCGAAGCTTGGCCCGTTTGAGAAGCCAATTTTCTAATTTCATTTGCCACTACGGAAAAACCTTTGCCATGTTCCCCGGCCCGGGCCGCTTCGATCGCCGCGTTGAGCGAAAGAAGATTCGTTTGGTTCGCGATATTGCTGATTAAGGAGACGATTTGGCCGATTTGTTTCGATTGTTCTCCTAACAGATAGATGGATTCCGCCGTTTCTCCTACCGTTTTTTGCACGACGCTCATTTGTTTTACCGTTTGATTTGCGAGTTCATTTCCCGCGTGTGCCTGCTCGCTCGCTTTGCTTGTCGAGGCTTCCACGCTGGCGATGGCAGCGGCTGCCTGCTCCATTCCATCGGCGATTTCATGGAAAAATTGCGAAAGTTTAATGGAAGAACTCGCTTGCTTTTCGGTGCCGCTCGCCGCTTCGCACATGGCGATGGCAATTTGTTCTGACGCTTTTTTCGTTTCGGAGGAGATGCGCCGTAACGTGTGCGAAGATGCGGTGATATGTTTCGAGCTTACGTCGACATGTTCAATAAGTGTCGTAAGGCTGTCCACCATTTGGTTAAATCCATCCGCCAATGTCCGGATATCTTTGCTAGAATAAGCGAGTCTGATTTTTGTTTGCAAATTTCCTTGTCCCACTGCGTTCATCGCTTGTTTTAACGAAGCGATCGGTTGAGTAAATCGGCGGATCATCAAAAAACCAATAAAGCTTGCGAACAGTATGGTAAGCAGCGAGACAAGGATGCTAATCCATCCATATTCCACAACGGACTGCAAATAGTCTTCTTTTTCGAGAGCTAAAACATATATTTGACCATTTAAATCAATCGAACGTGCGAATGATAAAGTCAATCCTTGGAAATGGATAATTCCTTGTTTTTGTTTTTCGATTTGCTTGGTGACCGAACGAGGCAAGGACGGCAGTCGGCTAGAAAAATCCCCTAGTTTTCCAACCCCTTTTTCGTTTGTAATGACAAATTGCATCGGCCGCAAGCCGAGGGACTGAAACTTGCGCTGATTCAGCGTGAGCACGTAAAGAAGTTTTTTATTAAATTCCTCATTGGTGGTTGAAGATTTTAACATAGAAATTTTTTCAACCATTACTTCGGTGGACAGCTGCATTTGTTGTTCAATGGAGCGGATCGCGACTTGCTTATTTTTTTCATAACCGATCAAAGTGGTTATGGACGAGGAGATGCACGTGATCAGAACGATGATTAACATTAAGATGGTTTGTAAGTTCCAGCTACTGATCCACGATAACGATGCGAAACGCGCGGCGTTGATTTTAGAGGGGAATGAAAGCAGCTTTGGCCAAGCACGCTTTTGTCGTTTCATTTTTTATACGCTCCTTTATCCATTGAAATCTAGTCATATCTCAATGTAGCGAATGATTTTGAATATTTTGTTAAGGAAGTGTATAGAGTGTGTTAAGTGAGAGGGGGGAGTTTACAAACAAATAAATTGAAACATTGTGGCAGTTTTGGTAAGCTAATTTTAAACGAACGCATAGTGGTTATACTATTTTGCGTTCGAATACATAAAACAAAAAAAGGAGGAGTTAACATGGCTTTTGAATTACCACAATTACCTTATGCTTACGATGCGCTAGAACCGCACATTGACAAAGAAACGATGAACATTCACCACACGAAACATCATAACACGTATGTAACAAACTTAAATGCTGCTTTAGAAGGACATGCGGATTTACAAAACAAATCGCTTGAGGAATTGCTCGGCAATTTGGAAGCACTTCCAGAAAGCATTCGCACAGCGGTTCGCAACAACGGCGGCGGACACGCGAACCATTCTCTATTCTGGACGATTCTTTCGCCAAACGGTGGCGGCGAACCAACTGGAGAATTAGCGGAAGCCATTAACAAAAAATTCGGCAGCTTTGCCGCGTTTAAAGAAGAATTTACAAAAGCAGCTACGACTCGCTTCGGTTCCGGATGGGCTTGGCTTGTTGTCAACAACGGCGAGCTTGAAGTGACAAGCACGCCAAACCAAGACTCGCCATTAATGGAAGGAAAAACTCCGATTCTTGGTTTAGACGTTTGGGAACATGCCTACTACTTAAAATATCAAAACCGTCGTCCAGAATATATCGCAGCGTTCTGGAACATTGTGAACTGGGATGAAGTAGCAAGACGTTACAGCGAAGCAAAAGCGAAATAATCAAAACGAAAAAGACTAAGCTAAACGGTGCGTTTAGCTTAGTCTTTTTTTATTTTGTCGGATGTTTGCATAGCATTGTGCATAGAACAGTGGAAAATCGCCAAACTACCCTTTAGACAAAAAAGGGGAGTTTACCATGGCAATCATAAAAAAAATTACTGGTCAAGAACAAATTACCCGGGATTTAGTCTTGCTGTTATGCATCAGCGGGTTTTATGCATTGAGCGTTTCCCTTTCCAATACGTTTGTCAACGTGTATTTATGGAAACAATCTGGGGAGTTCCGCGATTTAGCGGTGTACAATTTGTCAATTGTTACATTGCAGCCGATGACGTTTATTGTAGCTGGAAAATTGGCAAAAAAAGTTGACCGCATTATCGTATTGCGGTTAGGCGTATCTTTTTTGGCGGTTTTTTTTATTACCGTTTTGCTTGTCGGCAGTAGCGCGCATAACTACTTGATTTTATTAGGCGCTCTTTTAGGTGTCGGATATGGGTTTTATTGGCTGGCTTTTAACGTATTAACATTTGAAATTACCGAACCGGAAACTCGCGATTTTTTTAACGGGTTTTTCGGCATTCTCACTTCGATGGCCGGAATGGTCGGACCGATCGTTGCCGGGTATATTATTTCTTCGTTGGCGAATGCGAAAGGATATACGCTGATCTTTTCGATTTCGCTTGGCTTGTTCGTCATTGCTGTCATTTTCAGCTTTTTTCTCAAACGCCGTTCCGCAAAAGGAAATTATTTATTTCTTCGCATTTTAAAAGAGAGAAGTTATAATAAAAATTGGCGGTTAATTACGAACGCCCATTTTTTCCAAGGATTGCGCGAAGGAACGTTCGTGTTCGTCATTTCTGTGTTCGTGTACATCACTTCGAACAGCGAGCTGGCGCTTGGAAAATTCGGTTTCGTGAACTCGCTGACATCGTTTATCGCCTACTATGTTGTGTCGAGATTGATGAAGCGAAAATATCGCAAGAAAGCGATTTTATGCGGCGGTCTATTGTTATATGGTGCCATTTTCCTGATCGTTTTTCACGTTTCTTACCCACGCCTTATTTTGTACGCGGTTATTATCGCCATCGCTTATCCTTTATTGCTCGTCCCGTATTCGTCATTAACGTTTGATGTGATAGGAAGAAGCTGGAATTCGGCGGAAATGCGAATCGAATACATTGTTGTTCGCGAGTTGTTTTTAAACGGCGGGCGCATTGTATCCATTCTCGCTTTTTTGACGACGATCGCGTTTTTCGAGGAAAAATTGGGCATTCCTGTTTTAATGTTGATACTCGGCACTGGGCATTTGATCATTTATTTGTTTGTGCGACGCATTCATTTAGATGATAAAGGAACGAATGAAGAGAAGCGTTCCTTCATTCCGCCAAAGCTAGCGAATGAAGAAGGGGGCTCTCCAGTATAGGCAAGCCCTCTTTTTCCATGGTCTTTTTTCTAGAAAAGTTGCCATCTTTCTTTTACAATAGAAAAAAAGCGGCAAAAGAAAAGGAGGAGGCTAGTTGAAAAAGAAAAAAACAGCACAAGTGCCGTTCCGGCTGAATATACTTTTTTTCGTTGTGTTTTTGCTGTTTTCGGCACTTATTTTACGGCTCGGCGTCGTACAAATTGTCTATGGGGAAGATTATCGGAAAGAGGTAGAACGTACGGAAGATGAAATTGTCAGCACCCCGGTGCCACGCGGAAAAATTTATGACCGCTTTCATCGCGTCATTGTGGATAATACTCCGGAAAATGCCATTACATATACACGTTCGAAAACGACGACTCCGGAAGATACATTGAAAGTTGCGCGCAAATTGGCGAAATATATTGATAAACCGGTCGATAAAGTGACGGAACGTGATATGAAAGACTATTGGATTTTAACGAGAAAAGAGAAAGCGGAGAAAAAAGTAAGCAAAAAAGAGCGAAGAGAGCTAGAAAAGAAAGGATTGTCGCAAAAAGAAATCGATAAAAAAATATACGAACTTACATTAAAGCGCATTACGCCAGAGGATTTGCGCGAGATTACAAAAGAAGAATTGGAAATTATCGCGATCAAGCATGAAATGGATAGCGGCTATGCGCTGACGCCGCAAATCGTAAAAAATAATGGAGTGACGAATGGAGAATACGCAGTGGTAAGCGAACATTTGGAGGAGCTGCCGGGAGTAAGCGCAACGACGGATTGGAAGCGTCATTATGTGTATGGAAATACGTTCCGTTCGGTGCTCGGCAACATTACAGAAGATGACGAAGGATTGCCGCGCGAACGTTTAGATTATTTTTTGGCGCATGATTACAGCCGCAATGATCGCGT contains:
- the pstA gene encoding phosphate ABC transporter permease PstA; protein product: MASRMVDKVWTGVFYVVAAFVVGLLVLFFATILSKGWGFWQPDFLFGKPSNTQAGGGVGPQLINSLYMLVITLLISVPLGLGAGIYLAEYAKQGRMLNFIRLCIETMASLPSIVVGLFGLLAFVTLTGWGYTLIGGALAITILNLPGLTRICENAILDVPSNIKEGSLALGATRWQTLVRVILPAALPQIMTGVILAAGRIFGEAAALIYTAGLTTPLLNFAADLSSPAHPLNVFRPAETLTVHIWKLNSEGIVPDAKIIAAKSAAILVIMVLLFNIAARLASVALQRYFAGNRRTTKKKMSGAA
- a CDS encoding DUF1189 domain-containing protein, producing MNVFVQLWKSLYSPRDIARFRFQGIGKTIGYVFLLTFLSILPMAYYLTTSFVEGIRNTSALLQNELPSFTIENGQLHSSAKEPIHIDQHGFTIIFDSTGQVTKEDVERFNNAIGLLKHEVILIANHQAQYYSYSTFPNVKITDEDVHSFIETMQSLLPVFIPLLFIIIYLFASASKFIGICILAFFGLILRSTLDKKLQYRHTWIMSAYAVTLSTVFFAVMEALQTVVPYAPFIHWFVSIVVLFLAMKEVPSSKPHNE
- a CDS encoding HAMP domain-containing methyl-accepting chemotaxis protein, with product MKRQKRAWPKLLSFPSKINAARFASLSWISSWNLQTILMLIIVLITCISSSITTLIGYEKNKQVAIRSIEQQMQLSTEVMVEKISMLKSSTTNEEFNKKLLYVLTLNQRKFQSLGLRPMQFVITNEKGVGKLGDFSSRLPSLPRSVTKQIEKQKQGIIHFQGLTLSFARSIDLNGQIYVLALEKEDYLQSVVEYGWISILVSLLTILFASFIGFLMIRRFTQPIASLKQAMNAVGQGNLQTKIRLAYSSKDIRTLADGFNQMVDSLTTLIEHVDVSSKHITASSHTLRRISSETKKASEQIAIAMCEAASGTEKQASSSIKLSQFFHEIADGMEQAAAAIASVEASTSKASEQAHAGNELANQTVKQMSVVQKTVGETAESIYLLGEQSKQIGQIVSLISNIANQTNLLSLNAAIEAARAGEHGKGFSVVANEIRKLASQTGQASKQIQTIIKEIQHEVERAVQSMTRGSQVLEHGMEMVYQTEAAFKGIVHAVNNVSRQSKEVSSIVHDVNAQTKQMSTSMEEIASIAQQIAGNMEHVAAVTRRQSASMDEVLHASQSLTELVDQLNGLLQTFKV
- the sodA gene encoding superoxide dismutase SodA, with the translated sequence MAFELPQLPYAYDALEPHIDKETMNIHHTKHHNTYVTNLNAALEGHADLQNKSLEELLGNLEALPESIRTAVRNNGGGHANHSLFWTILSPNGGGEPTGELAEAINKKFGSFAAFKEEFTKAATTRFGSGWAWLVVNNGELEVTSTPNQDSPLMEGKTPILGLDVWEHAYYLKYQNRRPEYIAAFWNIVNWDEVARRYSEAKAK
- a CDS encoding MFS transporter yields the protein MAIIKKITGQEQITRDLVLLLCISGFYALSVSLSNTFVNVYLWKQSGEFRDLAVYNLSIVTLQPMTFIVAGKLAKKVDRIIVLRLGVSFLAVFFITVLLVGSSAHNYLILLGALLGVGYGFYWLAFNVLTFEITEPETRDFFNGFFGILTSMAGMVGPIVAGYIISSLANAKGYTLIFSISLGLFVIAVIFSFFLKRRSAKGNYLFLRILKERSYNKNWRLITNAHFFQGLREGTFVFVISVFVYITSNSELALGKFGFVNSLTSFIAYYVVSRLMKRKYRKKAILCGGLLLYGAIFLIVFHVSYPRLILYAVIIAIAYPLLLVPYSSLTFDVIGRSWNSAEMRIEYIVVRELFLNGGRIVSILAFLTTIAFFEEKLGIPVLMLILGTGHLIIYLFVRRIHLDDKGTNEEKRSFIPPKLANEEGGSPV